A single genomic interval of Primulina huaijiensis isolate GDHJ02 chromosome 7, ASM1229523v2, whole genome shotgun sequence harbors:
- the LOC140980486 gene encoding ACT domain-containing protein ACR8-like translates to MEWPTYLDEYEKLITRMSTPRVMIDNAGCATATRVMIDSGRKHRILLDAVQILIDLNLSIEKAYISSDGLWFMDVFHVTDLSGNKLTDESVLSYIEQSLETVHCKRSRSFNGLTALELTGTDRVGLLSEVFAVLSDLNCNVVEAKVWTHNGRIASLIYIKDDHSGSPIEDLQKIETIEAMLRNVLKGDNDIRSASTVVSMAVTHTERRLHQMMFADRDYERKPIIKTSGDSPIVSVQNYLERDYSVVNIQSKDRTKLLFDVICTLTDMEYVVFHATVDTTGDRASLEFFMRHMDGTPISSEAEKQRVVLCLRAAIERRASQGVRLELCTSDRKGLLADVTRTFRENGLNVTRAEISTAVETAHNVFYVTDALGNVPDSKIIESVRQRIGLSNLKVKELPFICHQKGEKEEATVGTGGAMLFSIGSLVRRNLYNLGLIRS, encoded by the exons ATGGAGTGGCCAACGTATTTGGATGAATATGAGAAGCTTATTACTAGAATGTCTACCCCAAG GGTCATGATCGACAATGCTGGTTGCGCAACCGCTACGCGAGTCATG ATTGATAGTGGGAGAAAGCATAGGATCCTGTTGGATGCCGTTCAAATTCTTATAGATTTGAATCTGTCGATTGAAAAGGCTTATATTTCTTCAGATGGTCTGTGGTTTATGGACG TTTTTCATGTGACTGATTTGAGCGGAAACAAATTAACCGACGAAAGCGTGTTGAGTTACATTGAACAg TCTCTTGAGACAGTTCACTGCAAAAGATCTAGAAGTTTCAACGGCTTAACAGCATTAGAATTAACTGGTACAGATCGAGTTGGTCTTTTATCTGAGGTTTTTGCTGTTCTATCCGATTTGAACTGCAATGTTGTCGAAGCTAAGGTCTGGACTCACAATGGTCGAATTGCTTCCTTGATTTACATAAAGGATGACCATTCGGGCTCACCGATTGAGGACTTGCAGAAAATAGAAACAATCGAGGCCATGTTGAGGAATGTGCTTAAAGGTGATAATGATATCAGAAGTGCCAGTACCGTCGTCTCGATGGCTGTCACACATACTGAGAGAAGGCTTCATCAAATGATGTTTGCCGATCGTGATTATGAGAGGAAACCAATCATCAAGACTAGTGGTGATTCCCCTATTGTCTCAGTTCAGAATTATTTGGAGAGAGATTATTCGGTCGTAAATATTCAGTCCAAGGATCGAACCAAGCTTTTGTTTGATGTCATCTGCACGCTAACAGACATGGAGTATGTCGTATTTCATGCCACTGTTGACACAACCGGAGATAGAGCATCCTTG GAATTCTTCATGAGACACATGGATGGAACGCCGATTAGCTCAGAAGCTGAAAAACAACGTGTTGTTCTTTGCTTACGAGCTGCAATTGAAAGGAGGGCGTCTCAG GGTGTGAGGCTTGAGTTGTGTACATCTGATAGAAAAGGACTACTAGCTGATGTGACTCGAACATTTCGTGAAAATGGCCTAAATGTCACAAGGGCTGAGATATCCACGGCCGTTGAAACGGCCCATAATGTTTTTTACGTGACGGATGCCCTAGGGAACGTTCCAGATTCCAAGATCATTGAATCGGTTCGCCAGAGGATTGGCTTGAGTAATCTGAAAGTAAAGGAACTGCCCTTTATATGCCACCAAAAAGGCGAAAAGGAAGAGGCCACGGTGGGTACGGGAGGTGCCATGTTGTTCTCAATTGGAAGCCTTGTGAGGAGGAATCTATACAATTTGGGATTGATCAGATCTTAA
- the LOC140980487 gene encoding ATP-dependent Clp protease ATP-binding subunit CLPT2, chloroplastic-like, whose translation MAAQSLFTVSNRMTGPVTKQHNPDLLIPNSLNPSNSLRSQWLGNTAIKFTRHPSNLGPFSPKYPPINATVSLSLPTVNPEAVGSAEKLPKWSSKAIKSFAMGELEARKIKSPNTGTEALLMGILIEGTSFASKFLRANGVTLLKVRDEIGKKRGKLDMFFFSPEHPPLTEATQRALDWAINEKLKSGENGEITTAHMLVGLWQQQESLGHQVLVSLGFSDEKAKELHSLISEPGFKDD comes from the exons ATGGCAGCTCAATCACTGTTTACAGTCTCAAACCGAATGACGGGACCCGTAACCAAACAACACAACCCGGATTTACTGATACCAAATTCTCTCAATCCAAGTAATAGCCTACGAAGTCAATGGCTTGGAAATACAGCAATCAAATTCACGCGCCATCCCTCAAATCTTGGACCTTTTTCACCGAAATACCCTCCTATCAACGCTACGGTTTCATTGAGCCTCCCCACCGT TAATCCGGAGGCCGTTGGTTCCGCGGAGAAGCTTCCCAA ATGGTCATCGAAGGCAATAAAGTCATTTGCAATGGGCGAGTTGGAAGCAAGGAAAATTAAGTCCCCAAACACAGGCACAGAAGCTCTTCTTATGGGAATCTTGATTGAGG GAACTAGCTTTGCTTCAAAGTTTTTGCGAGCAAATGGTGTTACACTTCTTAAAGTGCGTGATGAAATTGGGAAAAAACGGGGAAAACTTGATATGTTCTTCTTCAGCCCTGAGCATCCTCCTTTGACTGAAGCAACTCAAAGGGCCCTCGATTGGGCTATCAACGAAAAGTTAAAATCAG GTGAAAACGGGGAAATAACAACTGCACATATGCTTGTTGGGTTATGGCAGCAACAAGAATCACTTGGCCATCAAGTATTGGTGTCCCTAGGATTTAGTGATGAGAAAGCCAAGGAGCTCCATTCTTTGATATCTGAACCTGGATTCAAAGACGATTAA